Proteins from a single region of Oreochromis niloticus isolate F11D_XX linkage group LG7, O_niloticus_UMD_NMBU, whole genome shotgun sequence:
- the ano3 gene encoding anoctamin-3 isoform X4, which yields MVHHSGSIQSFKQQKGMHTSISEILKEKSLKPSRRSLPCLAQSQTHPINLNHFLSVPLSPEPKPEVEGLSQSISTSCSLLPPQTAEDGKDHFVEESEVSTCEARADESFLLQKPVTRAKLEARTDSVQGKNPTASSGLFFRDGKKRIDYILVYKKSSPQVEKRCTFEKNLRAEGLMLEKEPSLTNNDIMFVKVHATWDTLCKYAEQMNIRMPFRKKCYFTDWKSKTLGSRFHLRCRQIKSWLPRNPMKLDKEALPDLEETDCYTAPFSRARMHHFTINNRETFFSNSTRSRIVHHVLQRTKYEDGKSKMGINRLLGNSTYEAAFPPHEGGYKSRHSIKTHGAQNHRHLLYERWARWGMWYKYQPLDLIRRYFGEKIGLYFAWLGWYTGMLIPAALVGVFVFLYGLLTMDASQISKEICEANTTIMCPMCEENCEPWTLSDSCVYAKVTYLFDNGGTVFFAIFMAIWATVFLEFWKRRRAELTYDWDLIDWEEEEEELRPQFEAKYSRMERVNPISGKPEPFQPFSDKLSRLMVSVSGIFFMISLVLTAVFAVVVFRLIAMEKFASFNWHFVKKNWQFATSGTGVCINFMIIMSLNVVYEKVAYLLTNLEHPRTESEWENSFALKMFLFQFVNLNSSTFYIAFFLGRFAGRPGKYNKLFSRWRLEECHPSGCLIDLCLQMGVIMFFKQIWNNFMELGYPLLQNWWSRRKMKKGGGGGQNVENKAQLPQWDKDWNLQPMNAHGLVDEYLEMVLQFGFTTIFVAAFPLAPLLALLNNIIEIRLDAYKFVTQWRRPMPARATDIGIWHGILEGIGVLAVITNAFVIAITSDYIPRFVYAFKYGPCVNKRHHHGNECLQGYVNSSLSVFDMGELNNRNHSGYCRYRDYRAPPWNTVPYEFTLQFWHVLAARLAFIIVFEHLVFGIKSFIAYLIPDMPKDLCDRMRREKYLMQEMMYEAELEHLQKERKKNGKRYHHEWP from the exons GGCCCAAAGTCAGACTCATCCAATCAACCTCAACCACTTCCTGTCTGTGCCTCTGAGCCCGGAGCCTAAACCAGAGGTTGAGGGTCTGAGTCAGAGCATCAGCACTTCCTGCAGCCTCCTCCCCCCACAGACAG CAGAGGATGGCAAGGATCACTTCGTGGAGGAGTCTGAAGTGAGTACGTGTGAAGCGAGGGCAGACGAGTCATTTCTGCTGCAAAAGCCTGTCACCCGTGCTAAGTTAGAGGCCCGCACAGATTCAGTTCAG GGAAAGAATCCAACGGCTTCATCCGGGCTCTTTTTCCGAGACGGTAAAAAGCGCATCGACTACATCCTGGTTTATAAGAAGTCGAGTCCACAGGTGGAGAAGAGATGCACGTTTGAGAAGAATTTACGAGCTGAAGGTCTGATGCTGGAGAAAGAG CCTTCCTTGACGAACAACGACATCATGTTTGTGAAGGTCCACGCTACCTGGGACACGCTTTGCAAGTATGCTGAGCAGATGAACATCCGAATGCCTTTCAG aaaaaaatgctacTTTACAGACTGGAAGAGCAAAACCTTGGGCAG CAGGTTTCATCTGAGATGTCGCCAAATCAAAAGCTGGCTTCCCAGAAATCCCATGAAGCTGGACAAAGAGGCCTTGCCTGACCTGGAGGAAACCGACTGCTACACAGCTCCCTTCAGCAGAGCACGCATGCATCA CTTCACGATCAACAACAGAGAGACCTTCTTCTCCAATTCCACCAGAAGCAGAATAGTCCATCATGTCCTGCAGCGCACCAAGTATGAGGACGGAAAATCAAAGATGG GAATCAACCGGCTATTGGGCAACAGCACGTATGAGGCTGCATTTCCTCCACATGAG GGTGGTTACAAGAGCAGGCATTCTATCAAGACGCATGGTGCCCAGAACCACAGGCATCTTCTGTATGAGCGCTGGGCCCGCTGGGGGATGTGGTACAAATACCAGCCTCTGGATCTCATCAG GCGATACTTTGGTGAGAAAATCGGTCTGTACTTTGCGTGGTTGGGCTGGTACACGGGCATGTTAATCCCCGCTGCCCTGGTTGGGGTTTTTGTCTTCCTCTATGGTCTTTTAACCATGGACGCGAGCCAAATCAG TAAAGAGATTTGCGAGGCCAACACTACCATCATGTGTCCCATGTGTGAGGAAAACTGTGAGCCTTGGACGCTGAGTGACAGTTGTGTATATGCAAAG GTGACCTATCTGTTTGACAACGGTGGCACTGTATTCTTCGCTATCTTCATGGCTATTTGGG CCACTGTATTCCTTGAgttctggaaaagaagaagggCAGAACTGACTTATGACTGGGATCTTATTGAttgggaggaggaagag GAGGAGCTGAGGCCTCAGTTTGAAGCCAAGTACTCCAGGATGGAGAGAGTTAACCCCATCTCCGGCAAGCCCGAGCCTTTCCAGCCTTTCTCAGACAAGCTTAGTCGGCTCATGGTGTCTGTGTCCGGAATATTCTTCATG ATTTCCCTCGTTCTGACAGCAGTGTTTGCTGTAGTGGTTTTCCGCCTTATTGCAATGGAGAAGTTTGCTTCCTTCAACTGGCATTTTGTGAAGAAGAACTGGCAGTTCGCCACCTCTGGCACCGGTGTCTGCATCAACTTTATGATCATCATGTCTCTCAATGTG GTGTATGAAAAGGTGGCCTATCTGCTGACTAATTTAG AGCACCCACGGACGGAGTCTGAGTGGGAGAACAGCTTTGCTCTGAAGATGTTCCTGTTCCAGTTTGTGAATTTAAACAGCTCCACGTTTTACATCGCCTTCTTCCTCGGAAG GTTTGCTGGCAGGCCTGGAAAATACAATAAACTCTTTAGTCGATGGAGATTGGAGGAG TGTCACCCAAGTGGCTGTTTGATTGATCTGTGTCTGCAAATGGGAGTCATCATGTTCTTCAAGCAAATCTGGAACAACTTCATGGAGCTCGGTTATCC TCTGCTGCAGAACTGGTGGTCTCGTAGAAAGATGAAGAAAGGAGGTGGTGGAGGGCAGAATGTAGAGAATAAGGCCCAGCTTCCTCAGTGGGACAAGGACTGGAATCTGCAGCCGATGAACGCCCATGGGCTTGTGGATGAATATCTCGAAATGG TTCTTCAGTTTGGCTTCACCACCATCTTTGTAGCAGCTTTCCCGCTGGCTCCTCTCCTCGCTCTGCTCAACAACATCATTGAGATTCGTCTTGACGCCTACAAATTTGTCACTCAGTGGAGGAGACCCATGCCTGCTCGAGCCACTGATATAG GGATCTGGCACGGGATTCTCGAAGGTATTGGTGTGCTGGCAGTCATCACTAACGCCTTCGTCATTGCCATAACCTCAGACTATATCCCCCGCTTTGTTTACGCCTTCAAATATGGCCCATGTGTGAACAAGAGGCACCACCATGGCAATGA GTGTTTGCAAGGCTACGTGAACAGCAgcctgtctgtgtttgacatggGTGAGCTGAATAACAGAAACCACTCGGGATACTGCAGGTACAGAGACTACCGAGCGCCACCCTGGAACACAGTGCCATACGAATTCACTCTGCAGTTCTGGCATGTCTTGGCTGCCAGGCTGGCATTCATCATCGTCTTTGAG CACCTGGTGTTTGGGATCAAGTCCTTCATAGCGTACCTCATTCCAGACATGCCGAAGGATCTCTGCGATCGCATGAGGAGGGAAAAGTACCTGATGCAAGAGATGATGTACGAAGCAGAACTCGAGCATCTGcagaaggagaggaagaagaatgGGAAGCGTTATCACCACGAGTGGCCTTAG
- the ano3 gene encoding anoctamin-3 isoform X5, with product MHTSISEILKEKSLKPSRRSLPCLAQSQTHPINLNHFLSVPLSPEPKPEVEGLSQSISTSCSLLPPQTAEDGKDHFVEESEVSTCEARADESFLLQKPVTRAKLEARTDSVQGKNPTASSGLFFRDGKKRIDYILVYKKSSPQVEKRCTFEKNLRAEGLMLEKEPSLTNNDIMFVKVHATWDTLCKYAEQMNIRMPFRKKCYFTDWKSKTLGSRFHLRCRQIKSWLPRNPMKLDKEALPDLEETDCYTAPFSRARMHHFTINNRETFFSNSTRSRIVHHVLQRTKYEDGKSKMGINRLLGNSTYEAAFPPHEGGYKSRHSIKTHGAQNHRHLLYERWARWGMWYKYQPLDLIRRYFGEKIGLYFAWLGWYTGMLIPAALVGVFVFLYGLLTMDASQISKEICEANTTIMCPMCEENCEPWTLSDSCVYAKVTYLFDNGGTVFFAIFMAIWATVFLEFWKRRRAELTYDWDLIDWEEEEEELRPQFEAKYSRMERVNPISGKPEPFQPFSDKLSRLMVSVSGIFFMISLVLTAVFAVVVFRLIAMEKFASFNWHFVKKNWQFATSGTGVCINFMIIMSLNVVYEKVAYLLTNLEHPRTESEWENSFALKMFLFQFVNLNSSTFYIAFFLGRFAGRPGKYNKLFSRWRLEECHPSGCLIDLCLQMGVIMFFKQIWNNFMELGYPLLQNWWSRRKMKKGGGGGQNVENKAQLPQWDKDWNLQPMNAHGLVDEYLEMVLQFGFTTIFVAAFPLAPLLALLNNIIEIRLDAYKFVTQWRRPMPARATDIGIWHGILEGIGVLAVITNAFVIAITSDYIPRFVYAFKYGPCVNKRHHHGNECLQGYVNSSLSVFDMGELNNRNHSGYCRYRDYRAPPWNTVPYEFTLQFWHVLAARLAFIIVFEHLVFGIKSFIAYLIPDMPKDLCDRMRREKYLMQEMMYEAELEHLQKERKKNGKRYHHEWP from the exons GGCCCAAAGTCAGACTCATCCAATCAACCTCAACCACTTCCTGTCTGTGCCTCTGAGCCCGGAGCCTAAACCAGAGGTTGAGGGTCTGAGTCAGAGCATCAGCACTTCCTGCAGCCTCCTCCCCCCACAGACAG CAGAGGATGGCAAGGATCACTTCGTGGAGGAGTCTGAAGTGAGTACGTGTGAAGCGAGGGCAGACGAGTCATTTCTGCTGCAAAAGCCTGTCACCCGTGCTAAGTTAGAGGCCCGCACAGATTCAGTTCAG GGAAAGAATCCAACGGCTTCATCCGGGCTCTTTTTCCGAGACGGTAAAAAGCGCATCGACTACATCCTGGTTTATAAGAAGTCGAGTCCACAGGTGGAGAAGAGATGCACGTTTGAGAAGAATTTACGAGCTGAAGGTCTGATGCTGGAGAAAGAG CCTTCCTTGACGAACAACGACATCATGTTTGTGAAGGTCCACGCTACCTGGGACACGCTTTGCAAGTATGCTGAGCAGATGAACATCCGAATGCCTTTCAG aaaaaaatgctacTTTACAGACTGGAAGAGCAAAACCTTGGGCAG CAGGTTTCATCTGAGATGTCGCCAAATCAAAAGCTGGCTTCCCAGAAATCCCATGAAGCTGGACAAAGAGGCCTTGCCTGACCTGGAGGAAACCGACTGCTACACAGCTCCCTTCAGCAGAGCACGCATGCATCA CTTCACGATCAACAACAGAGAGACCTTCTTCTCCAATTCCACCAGAAGCAGAATAGTCCATCATGTCCTGCAGCGCACCAAGTATGAGGACGGAAAATCAAAGATGG GAATCAACCGGCTATTGGGCAACAGCACGTATGAGGCTGCATTTCCTCCACATGAG GGTGGTTACAAGAGCAGGCATTCTATCAAGACGCATGGTGCCCAGAACCACAGGCATCTTCTGTATGAGCGCTGGGCCCGCTGGGGGATGTGGTACAAATACCAGCCTCTGGATCTCATCAG GCGATACTTTGGTGAGAAAATCGGTCTGTACTTTGCGTGGTTGGGCTGGTACACGGGCATGTTAATCCCCGCTGCCCTGGTTGGGGTTTTTGTCTTCCTCTATGGTCTTTTAACCATGGACGCGAGCCAAATCAG TAAAGAGATTTGCGAGGCCAACACTACCATCATGTGTCCCATGTGTGAGGAAAACTGTGAGCCTTGGACGCTGAGTGACAGTTGTGTATATGCAAAG GTGACCTATCTGTTTGACAACGGTGGCACTGTATTCTTCGCTATCTTCATGGCTATTTGGG CCACTGTATTCCTTGAgttctggaaaagaagaagggCAGAACTGACTTATGACTGGGATCTTATTGAttgggaggaggaagag GAGGAGCTGAGGCCTCAGTTTGAAGCCAAGTACTCCAGGATGGAGAGAGTTAACCCCATCTCCGGCAAGCCCGAGCCTTTCCAGCCTTTCTCAGACAAGCTTAGTCGGCTCATGGTGTCTGTGTCCGGAATATTCTTCATG ATTTCCCTCGTTCTGACAGCAGTGTTTGCTGTAGTGGTTTTCCGCCTTATTGCAATGGAGAAGTTTGCTTCCTTCAACTGGCATTTTGTGAAGAAGAACTGGCAGTTCGCCACCTCTGGCACCGGTGTCTGCATCAACTTTATGATCATCATGTCTCTCAATGTG GTGTATGAAAAGGTGGCCTATCTGCTGACTAATTTAG AGCACCCACGGACGGAGTCTGAGTGGGAGAACAGCTTTGCTCTGAAGATGTTCCTGTTCCAGTTTGTGAATTTAAACAGCTCCACGTTTTACATCGCCTTCTTCCTCGGAAG GTTTGCTGGCAGGCCTGGAAAATACAATAAACTCTTTAGTCGATGGAGATTGGAGGAG TGTCACCCAAGTGGCTGTTTGATTGATCTGTGTCTGCAAATGGGAGTCATCATGTTCTTCAAGCAAATCTGGAACAACTTCATGGAGCTCGGTTATCC TCTGCTGCAGAACTGGTGGTCTCGTAGAAAGATGAAGAAAGGAGGTGGTGGAGGGCAGAATGTAGAGAATAAGGCCCAGCTTCCTCAGTGGGACAAGGACTGGAATCTGCAGCCGATGAACGCCCATGGGCTTGTGGATGAATATCTCGAAATGG TTCTTCAGTTTGGCTTCACCACCATCTTTGTAGCAGCTTTCCCGCTGGCTCCTCTCCTCGCTCTGCTCAACAACATCATTGAGATTCGTCTTGACGCCTACAAATTTGTCACTCAGTGGAGGAGACCCATGCCTGCTCGAGCCACTGATATAG GGATCTGGCACGGGATTCTCGAAGGTATTGGTGTGCTGGCAGTCATCACTAACGCCTTCGTCATTGCCATAACCTCAGACTATATCCCCCGCTTTGTTTACGCCTTCAAATATGGCCCATGTGTGAACAAGAGGCACCACCATGGCAATGA GTGTTTGCAAGGCTACGTGAACAGCAgcctgtctgtgtttgacatggGTGAGCTGAATAACAGAAACCACTCGGGATACTGCAGGTACAGAGACTACCGAGCGCCACCCTGGAACACAGTGCCATACGAATTCACTCTGCAGTTCTGGCATGTCTTGGCTGCCAGGCTGGCATTCATCATCGTCTTTGAG CACCTGGTGTTTGGGATCAAGTCCTTCATAGCGTACCTCATTCCAGACATGCCGAAGGATCTCTGCGATCGCATGAGGAGGGAAAAGTACCTGATGCAAGAGATGATGTACGAAGCAGAACTCGAGCATCTGcagaaggagaggaagaagaatgGGAAGCGTTATCACCACGAGTGGCCTTAG